One part of the Magnetococcus sp. PR-3 genome encodes these proteins:
- a CDS encoding 2-isopropylmalate synthase: MPTSNRIIIFDTTLRDGEQSPGASMNVEEKLRIAKQLERLKVDVIEAGFPIASPGDFIGVKTVADAIKGCQVAGLCRAKAADIDRAWEALKGGVDPRIHTFIATSPIHMQHKLRMEPEQVIEAAVDAVKRAKSHTSNVEWSAEDAGRTEPDFLCRIVEAVIKAGATTVNIPDTVGYTLPHEYGERIKNLVDRVPNIDQAVISVHCHNDLGLAVANSLAAVVNGARQVECTINGLGERAGNASLEEVVMALRTRKDILPFECQVDTTEIVRSSKLVSSVTGFPVQPNKAIVGANAFAHESGIHQDGVLKKADTYEIMTPESVGLTTNRMVLGKHSGRHAFKDRLESLGHDLNEEQLKRAFERFKELADKKHELFDEDLEVLVDDEMYRHFSAYYKLSRLHVACGTRDTPVAVVQIERDGDERMHSAWGKGSVESVFNALRKLIPEAAEAEVLLYQVRAVTEGIDAQGEVTVRLRLGDATIVQGQGADTDIVIASAHAFINALNKAAFQRHKPTKGV; this comes from the coding sequence ATGCCGACCAGCAACCGCATTATAATTTTTGATACCACCCTGCGGGATGGAGAACAATCGCCTGGCGCCTCTATGAATGTGGAAGAGAAGCTGCGCATTGCCAAGCAGCTTGAGCGTCTGAAAGTGGATGTGATTGAAGCCGGTTTTCCGATTGCATCCCCCGGTGATTTTATTGGTGTAAAAACCGTGGCTGATGCCATTAAAGGGTGTCAGGTTGCCGGTCTGTGCCGGGCTAAGGCGGCAGATATCGACCGTGCCTGGGAGGCGCTGAAGGGCGGGGTGGATCCCCGTATCCACACCTTTATTGCGACCAGCCCTATCCACATGCAGCATAAGTTGCGTATGGAGCCCGAGCAGGTGATTGAAGCGGCGGTGGATGCAGTAAAAAGGGCCAAGTCCCACACCAGTAATGTGGAGTGGTCTGCGGAAGATGCCGGACGTACGGAGCCTGATTTTCTCTGCCGCATTGTTGAAGCGGTGATCAAGGCTGGTGCGACCACGGTGAATATTCCCGATACAGTGGGGTATACCTTGCCCCATGAGTATGGCGAGCGCATAAAAAACCTGGTGGATCGGGTGCCCAATATCGATCAAGCGGTTATCTCTGTGCATTGCCATAATGATTTGGGGTTGGCGGTGGCGAACTCTCTGGCTGCTGTGGTCAATGGGGCCCGTCAGGTGGAGTGTACCATCAACGGTTTGGGGGAGCGTGCGGGGAATGCCTCTTTGGAAGAGGTGGTCATGGCTCTGCGAACCCGTAAGGATATCCTGCCCTTTGAGTGCCAGGTTGATACCACAGAGATCGTGCGCAGTTCCAAGTTGGTCTCCTCCGTAACCGGTTTTCCAGTGCAGCCCAATAAAGCCATTGTGGGGGCCAATGCCTTTGCCCATGAGTCGGGTATTCACCAGGATGGTGTGCTGAAAAAAGCGGATACCTATGAAATTATGACACCCGAGTCGGTAGGGTTGACCACCAACCGTATGGTGTTGGGTAAGCACTCGGGTCGCCACGCCTTTAAGGATCGTTTGGAGAGCCTGGGGCATGATCTGAATGAAGAACAGTTAAAACGCGCTTTTGAGCGTTTTAAAGAGCTGGCGGATAAAAAGCACGAACTGTTTGATGAAGATCTGGAAGTGTTGGTGGATGATGAAATGTACCGCCACTTCAGTGCCTACTATAAGCTCTCTCGCCTGCATGTGGCCTGTGGCACCCGTGATACCCCCGTGGCGGTGGTGCAGATTGAGCGTGATGGCGATGAGCGTATGCACAGTGCCTGGGGTAAAGGCTCGGTGGAGTCGGTCTTTAACGCCCTGCGTAAACTTATTCCCGAAGCGGCCGAGGCAGAAGTGCTGCTCTATCAGGTGCGGGCAGTCACTGAGGGTATTGATGCCCAAGGGGAGGTGACGGTGCGTCTGCGTTTAGGGGATGCCACCATCGTACAGGGGCAGGGGGCAGATACTGATATTGTGATCGCTTCGGCCCATGCCTTTATTAACGCTTTGAATAAAGCAGCCTTCCAGCGCCATAAACCCACCAAAGGGGTATAG
- the rnc gene encoding ribonuclease III, with the protein MKPQHALPGVEKLEQQLHYSFANPALLHLALTHRSAPLDAQKADEAVATAHNERLEFLGDSVLNLIVSHMLYNRFGEVPEGQLSQWRAMLVNTRSLSEVAKEIGVGAYLRMGRGEAKSGGRDKSSILGNALEALLGAIYMDGGFMASEEVVKRLFQSRVDAIEPKQQGKDYKTLLQEYLQARGEALPIYTVLSSDGPPHERTFVVSCQPREHMTGQGQGRSKREAEQQAAQQALAQLRESET; encoded by the coding sequence ATGAAACCGCAGCATGCGTTACCGGGTGTGGAAAAACTGGAGCAGCAGCTACACTACAGCTTTGCCAATCCCGCCCTGCTGCATTTGGCCCTGACACACCGCTCCGCCCCTTTGGATGCCCAAAAAGCAGACGAGGCCGTTGCTACGGCCCATAACGAACGTCTGGAATTTCTGGGTGACTCCGTACTCAACCTCATTGTTTCCCACATGCTCTATAACCGCTTTGGTGAGGTGCCTGAAGGGCAGCTCTCTCAGTGGCGTGCCATGTTGGTGAACACCCGTTCTTTGAGTGAAGTGGCCAAAGAGATTGGGGTGGGGGCTTATTTGCGTATGGGCCGAGGCGAGGCCAAAAGTGGTGGGCGGGATAAATCCTCCATTTTGGGCAACGCCTTGGAAGCGCTTTTAGGCGCGATCTATATGGATGGCGGTTTTATGGCCTCAGAAGAGGTGGTTAAACGGCTGTTCCAGTCCCGTGTTGATGCCATTGAACCCAAACAGCAGGGCAAGGACTATAAAACCCTGCTGCAAGAGTATCTACAAGCTCGGGGGGAAGCTTTGCCGATCTATACTGTGCTTAGCTCAGATGGTCCCCCCCATGAGCGTACCTTTGTGGTCTCCTGCCAACCCCGCGAGCATATGACTGGCCAGGGGCAGGGGCGTAGTAAACGAGAAGCTGAACAGCAAGCCGCGCAGCAGGCGTTGGCACAGCTGAGAGAGAGTGAGACCTAA
- the era gene encoding GTPase Era has product MSENFRSGFVAIVGRPNMGKSTFLNRVMGQKLAIVSPKPQTTRTRVLGALNRDNCQMVFLDTPGIHKAGKNLLNKAMVQTAMQSCQEVEAVLYFVDAQKGVTEGDLEIVQRLPRGEAPIYLVINKVDKVEQEQLLPLLAKAGESGMPFDEVIPISALEGSNVQYLVELLDKKMLAGPRYFPEDMVTDQPERFIAGEIVREKLFLNLQQELPYALAVQVEHYEERENGQLEFHALIIVHRDSHKAMVIGKKGAMLKKIGSAARFELERLLGTKVVLKCWVKVKKDWMDNRQLLQEFGYPDDLSE; this is encoded by the coding sequence ATGTCCGAGAACTTTCGTTCCGGTTTTGTGGCGATTGTGGGCCGTCCCAATATGGGTAAATCCACCTTTTTGAACCGGGTCATGGGGCAGAAGTTGGCCATTGTTAGTCCCAAGCCACAGACCACCCGAACTCGGGTGTTGGGTGCGCTGAACCGGGATAATTGCCAGATGGTGTTTCTGGATACACCGGGTATTCATAAAGCGGGTAAAAACCTACTCAACAAAGCGATGGTGCAAACCGCGATGCAGAGCTGCCAAGAGGTTGAGGCTGTTCTGTATTTTGTGGATGCTCAAAAAGGGGTGACCGAGGGTGACCTGGAAATTGTTCAGCGCCTGCCCCGTGGTGAAGCCCCCATCTACCTGGTGATCAACAAGGTGGATAAGGTAGAGCAAGAGCAGCTGTTACCCCTGCTGGCTAAGGCGGGTGAGAGCGGCATGCCCTTTGATGAGGTTATTCCCATCTCTGCCCTTGAAGGCAGTAACGTTCAGTACTTGGTTGAGCTGCTGGATAAAAAAATGCTCGCGGGCCCCCGTTATTTCCCTGAAGATATGGTGACTGACCAGCCTGAGCGTTTTATCGCTGGGGAGATTGTTCGGGAGAAGCTGTTTCTTAATCTGCAACAGGAGCTACCCTATGCCTTGGCGGTACAGGTTGAGCACTATGAGGAGCGGGAAAACGGCCAGTTGGAGTTCCATGCACTGATTATTGTGCACCGGGATAGCCACAAGGCGATGGTCATTGGTAAAAAAGGGGCCATGTTGAAAAAAATTGGTTCCGCAGCCCGTTTTGAGCTGGAGCGGCTGTTGGGCACCAAGGTGGTGCTTAAGTGCTGGGTGAAGGTTAAGAAAGATTGGATGGATAACCGACAGCTGCTGCAGGAATTTGGATATCCCGACGATTTAAGCGAGTAA
- the ilvB gene encoding biosynthetic-type acetolactate synthase large subunit translates to MKLTGAEIIVQCLLEQEVKTVFGYPGGAVLNIYDEIYKCEDIQHVLGRHEQGLLHAADGYARATGEVGVALVTSGPGATNAVTGLATAYMDSIPMVCITGQVPVPLIGNDAFQEADTVGITRSCTKHNYLVKDVKDLARVIREAFYIARTGRPGPVLVDVPKDITIATTNYEPAKGEVSIRSYKPTTTGHTGQMRKAVELMAKAKRPLFYTGGGVILSDAADELTKMARKVGAPITNTLMGLGGYPCTDKQFVGMLGMHGTYEANMAVSRCDLLIAIGARFDDRVTGKIAEFAPEAKIIHVDVDPTSISKNVEVDVPIVGDIKKVLTKMLPMMEEDAFTQNRPDMGDWWVEVEAWRRKECLKFDQSDDVIEAQYVIQKLYELTKGNAIVATDVGQHQMWAAQFYGFEKPRRWLTSGGLGTMGYGLPAAMGAQMAFPNDTVVLITGESSIQMNIQELATLKQYNLPIKIAILNNSFLGMVRQWQELFYERRYAESDMTVQPDFVQLAQAYGATGMMTSRPVEVTGVIEKALAVDGPVVMDFRVNREANVYPMVPAGAALNEMILL, encoded by the coding sequence GTGAAATTGACCGGCGCGGAAATCATCGTTCAGTGCCTGCTTGAGCAGGAAGTTAAAACCGTTTTTGGCTATCCAGGCGGTGCCGTACTGAACATTTATGATGAAATCTATAAATGTGAAGATATCCAGCATGTGCTGGGTCGGCATGAGCAAGGTTTGCTGCACGCAGCAGACGGTTACGCCCGGGCAACCGGTGAGGTGGGGGTAGCCCTGGTGACCTCAGGTCCGGGTGCCACCAACGCTGTTACTGGCTTGGCCACCGCCTATATGGACTCGATCCCTATGGTCTGCATTACCGGTCAGGTGCCGGTACCGCTGATTGGTAATGACGCCTTCCAGGAGGCCGATACCGTGGGTATTACCCGCTCCTGCACCAAGCATAACTACTTGGTGAAGGATGTGAAGGATCTTGCCCGTGTGATCCGTGAGGCCTTCTACATTGCCCGTACAGGCCGTCCTGGTCCTGTGTTGGTGGATGTGCCCAAGGATATCACCATCGCCACCACCAACTATGAGCCAGCCAAAGGTGAGGTATCTATCCGCTCGTATAAGCCCACCACCACCGGTCATACGGGGCAGATGCGCAAAGCGGTTGAGCTTATGGCCAAGGCCAAGCGTCCACTCTTCTACACCGGCGGTGGGGTTATCCTCTCCGATGCAGCAGATGAGCTGACCAAAATGGCCCGTAAGGTGGGTGCGCCCATTACCAACACCCTTATGGGTTTGGGGGGCTACCCCTGCACCGATAAGCAGTTTGTGGGTATGTTGGGCATGCATGGTACCTACGAGGCCAACATGGCGGTGAGCCGTTGTGATCTGCTGATTGCCATTGGCGCTCGGTTTGATGATCGGGTAACCGGCAAGATTGCTGAATTTGCACCGGAAGCCAAGATTATCCATGTGGATGTAGATCCAACCTCCATTTCTAAAAATGTGGAAGTGGATGTGCCCATCGTTGGGGATATCAAAAAAGTCCTCACCAAAATGTTGCCTATGATGGAAGAGGATGCCTTTACCCAAAATCGCCCAGATATGGGGGATTGGTGGGTTGAGGTTGAGGCTTGGCGTCGCAAAGAGTGCCTGAAGTTTGACCAGAGCGACGATGTCATTGAAGCCCAATATGTGATCCAGAAGCTCTATGAGCTGACCAAAGGCAACGCCATCGTAGCCACGGATGTGGGTCAACATCAAATGTGGGCCGCACAGTTCTACGGTTTTGAAAAGCCCCGTCGCTGGCTCACCTCTGGTGGTCTGGGTACCATGGGCTACGGCTTACCAGCGGCCATGGGTGCGCAAATGGCGTTCCCCAATGATACCGTGGTGTTGATCACAGGTGAGAGTTCGATCCAGATGAACATCCAGGAGTTGGCGACTTTGAAGCAGTATAATCTGCCCATCAAGATTGCCATTCTCAATAACAGCTTCCTGGGGATGGTGCGTCAGTGGCAGGAGCTCTTCTATGAGCGCCGTTATGCTGAGTCAGATATGACCGTACAGCCTGATTTTGTACAGTTGGCCCAGGCCTACGGGGCCACCGGTATGATGACCAGCCGTCCTGTTGAAGTGACGGGTGTGATTGAGAAAGCGTTGGCTGTGGATGGTCCTGTGGTTATGGACTTCCGCGTAAACCGTGAAGCCAACGTCTATCCCATGGTGCCCGCTGGTGCGGCCCTCAATGAAATGATTTTGCTGTAA
- the lepA gene encoding translation elongation factor 4, with product MSLDHIRNFSIIAHIDHGKSTLADRLIEYTGALSERDMKEQVLDSMELERERGITIKAQSVRLEYKAKNGNTYILNLIDTPGHVDFTYEVSRSLAACEGALLIVDAAQGVEAQTLANVYMAIEHDLEIIPVLNKIDLPSAEPERVKEQIEEVIGLDTTDAIEASAKSGIGIEEILEAIVLRVPPPQGDLDAPTKALVVDSWYDNYLGVVSLARIYDGKLKAGDKIRFMGVGMDYPMDSVAFLTPTLTKVKEAKAGEVCCVLAGIKKLADARVGDTITTVRRPCEEQLSGFQPAKSMVFAGLYPVDSADYEDLKEALEKLSLNDAAVSYEMETSPALGFGFRCGFLGMLHMEIIQERLEREFNLDLVTTAPTVVYRVKKTDGETVDIRSPGELPPPNKREYIEEPYILAAIMVPADFMGPVMQLCTERRGTQKDMSYISETRVMIQYEMPMSEVVMDFFDRLKSMTKGYASLDYQLLDYRQSDLVKLDILINGDPVDALTVIVHRDISQFRGRELAKKMKEIIHRQMFDVAVQACIGGKIIARETVKALRKNVTAKCYGGDISRKRKLLEKQKAGKKRMKQVGKVEIPQEAFLAVLKVD from the coding sequence ATGTCGTTGGATCATATACGCAATTTCTCCATTATCGCCCATATTGACCATGGTAAAAGTACCCTGGCCGACCGTCTGATCGAATATACCGGTGCGCTTAGCGAACGGGATATGAAAGAGCAGGTGCTCGACAGTATGGAGCTGGAACGGGAACGTGGTATCACCATTAAGGCTCAGTCCGTGCGACTGGAATATAAAGCCAAAAATGGGAATACCTACATTCTGAACCTGATCGATACCCCCGGACATGTAGACTTTACCTACGAGGTCTCTCGCTCACTGGCCGCTTGTGAGGGGGCACTACTGATTGTAGATGCCGCTCAAGGGGTCGAGGCTCAGACGTTGGCAAACGTCTATATGGCGATTGAGCATGATCTGGAGATTATTCCTGTTCTCAATAAAATTGACCTGCCCTCTGCAGAACCCGAACGGGTGAAAGAGCAGATTGAGGAGGTCATTGGCCTGGATACCACGGATGCCATTGAAGCTTCGGCTAAATCCGGTATTGGTATTGAGGAGATCCTGGAAGCCATTGTGCTGCGGGTTCCCCCACCACAAGGGGATCTTGACGCTCCCACCAAAGCACTGGTGGTGGACTCCTGGTATGACAACTACCTTGGGGTGGTCTCTCTGGCCCGGATTTACGATGGTAAGCTTAAGGCAGGGGATAAAATCCGCTTTATGGGGGTTGGTATGGACTACCCCATGGATAGTGTGGCTTTTTTGACCCCAACCTTGACCAAAGTAAAAGAGGCCAAGGCCGGTGAAGTGTGCTGTGTGCTGGCGGGTATTAAAAAACTGGCTGATGCACGGGTGGGGGATACCATTACCACCGTACGACGCCCCTGTGAGGAACAGCTCTCGGGCTTTCAGCCCGCTAAATCCATGGTCTTTGCAGGTCTCTACCCGGTGGACTCCGCCGACTATGAAGATCTTAAAGAAGCACTGGAAAAACTCTCCCTGAACGATGCTGCGGTCAGCTACGAAATGGAAACCTCCCCTGCATTGGGCTTTGGCTTCCGTTGTGGCTTTTTAGGCATGCTGCATATGGAGATTATTCAGGAGCGCCTGGAGCGTGAGTTTAATCTGGATCTGGTCACCACAGCCCCAACGGTGGTCTATCGGGTGAAAAAGACCGATGGTGAGACCGTCGATATCCGCAGCCCTGGTGAGCTGCCCCCGCCCAATAAGCGGGAGTATATTGAAGAGCCCTATATTTTGGCGGCCATTATGGTGCCAGCAGACTTTATGGGGCCGGTCATGCAGCTCTGTACCGAGCGCCGTGGCACGCAGAAGGATATGAGCTACATTTCAGAAACACGGGTTATGATTCAATATGAAATGCCCATGTCTGAAGTGGTCATGGACTTCTTTGACCGTTTAAAATCCATGACCAAAGGCTATGCTTCTTTGGATTATCAACTGCTGGATTACCGGCAGAGCGATCTGGTGAAGTTGGATATCTTGATCAATGGTGATCCGGTGGATGCCTTGACGGTGATTGTGCATCGGGATATCAGCCAGTTCCGTGGCCGTGAACTGGCCAAAAAGATGAAAGAAATTATTCACCGGCAGATGTTTGATGTGGCGGTGCAAGCCTGTATTGGTGGCAAAATTATTGCGCGGGAGACGGTTAAAGCACTGCGCAAAAATGTGACCGCCAAATGTTATGGTGGGGATATCAGCCGTAAGCGGAAACTGCTGGAAAAGCAGAAGGCTGGTAAAAAACGCATGAAGCAGGTTGGTAAGGTGGAAATTCCCCAAGAGGCCTTCTTGGCCGTGCTGAAGGTAGACTAA
- a CDS encoding phosphatidylserine decarboxylase family protein, translated as MEKTGPVAKEGYPFIAIFIGVAAISTALNLHSILQLVLWVLALWCIWFFRDPERETDAPADAVIAPADGKIVAIREMEKGPLTDEPVRMVSIFMNVFNVHVNRAPIAGTVTKISYHPGKFVNADLDKASIENERNVLLMDNGKGVKVAFQQVAGLVARRIVCRIPENTPLQRGERFGLIRFGSRVDVFFPMDAEISVNLGDKTESGVTTLGVLKNQES; from the coding sequence ATGGAAAAGACAGGCCCTGTAGCCAAAGAGGGTTACCCTTTTATTGCCATTTTTATTGGGGTGGCGGCCATCAGTACCGCGCTTAATTTGCACAGCATTCTCCAGTTAGTGCTGTGGGTGCTGGCGCTATGGTGTATCTGGTTCTTCCGTGACCCAGAACGTGAAACCGATGCCCCTGCGGATGCGGTTATTGCCCCGGCAGATGGTAAAATTGTGGCCATTCGAGAGATGGAAAAAGGGCCGCTTACCGATGAGCCCGTGCGGATGGTCTCCATTTTTATGAATGTGTTTAACGTACATGTGAACCGGGCCCCGATTGCCGGTACGGTGACGAAGATTAGTTACCACCCAGGTAAGTTTGTGAATGCCGACCTGGATAAAGCTTCGATTGAAAATGAGCGTAATGTGTTGCTCATGGACAATGGTAAAGGTGTTAAAGTGGCCTTTCAGCAGGTCGCTGGCCTGGTGGCTCGACGTATTGTGTGCCGGATTCCAGAAAACACCCCTCTGCAGCGCGGTGAACGCTTTGGTCTGATCCGCTTTGGTTCGCGGGTGGATGTGTTCTTTCCCATGGATGCCGAGATCTCTGTTAATCTGGGCGACAAAACCGAATCCGGGGTTACGACCCTGGGTGTGTTGAAGAATCAAGAAAGCTGA
- the ilvN gene encoding acetolactate synthase small subunit has product MKHVLSVLVENEAGVLTRVSGLFSARGFNIESLTVAPVGDGETSRITLVTVGEDNIIEQIIKQLHKLVPVIQVHDLTERSHVERELMMVKVDAERDVRAEVLRIADIFRSRVVDATPNTFVVEVTGSSDKLDACLNLLTPLGVVEVVRTGKVAMARGPKRMKEVLPA; this is encoded by the coding sequence ATGAAACATGTTCTTTCCGTTTTGGTTGAGAATGAAGCAGGTGTCCTAACACGGGTATCTGGTCTATTTTCAGCCCGTGGCTTTAACATTGAGAGCCTGACTGTGGCACCTGTAGGTGATGGGGAGACCTCCCGCATTACCTTGGTGACCGTGGGTGAAGACAACATTATTGAGCAGATCATTAAGCAGTTGCATAAGCTGGTTCCTGTGATCCAGGTGCATGATCTGACCGAGCGTTCCCATGTGGAGCGTGAGTTGATGATGGTGAAGGTGGATGCGGAGCGTGATGTCCGGGCAGAAGTGTTGCGTATTGCCGATATCTTCCGTTCCCGGGTGGTGGATGCTACCCCCAACACCTTTGTGGTTGAAGTGACCGGCAGTAGCGATAAGTTGGATGCCTGCCTGAATCTGTTAACCCCGCTGGGTGTGGTTGAGGTTGTACGTACTGGTAAAGTAGCCATGGCACGTGGACCTAAGCGTATGAAAGAAGTATTGCCCGCATAA
- the pssA gene encoding CDP-diacylglycerol--serine O-phosphatidyltransferase: protein MVEPDAPNPKKAVYILPNLLTTAGMFFGFFSIIAALTGRYELGAITIFIAAIFDALDGRVARAMGATSAFGKEYDSLADFLSFGIAPAILVQQWALDPFNRVGWAAVFFYTVCGALRLARFNVQHYVQESRISKRYFQGLPSPMAAMVMAGMVLLLLDWDLLTIADGSQKTFGGWVVLAVVITMGGLMVSNIRFRSFKDFNWHREKPFMTLVAVAASMALLAMHTHTTLFAVVAGYLLLGFHSHREYLMLLAEGKEVEEDEVEDLSV from the coding sequence ATGGTCGAACCTGACGCGCCCAACCCCAAAAAAGCGGTCTATATTCTGCCCAACCTGTTGACGACAGCGGGGATGTTTTTTGGTTTTTTCAGCATCATTGCAGCCTTGACAGGCCGTTATGAGTTGGGGGCCATTACCATCTTTATTGCGGCGATTTTTGATGCGCTGGATGGACGTGTGGCGCGGGCTATGGGGGCGACTTCGGCCTTTGGTAAGGAGTATGACTCCTTAGCGGATTTCCTCTCCTTTGGTATTGCACCGGCGATTTTGGTGCAGCAGTGGGCGCTGGATCCTTTTAACCGCGTTGGTTGGGCGGCGGTGTTTTTCTACACGGTGTGTGGGGCGTTGCGCTTGGCACGCTTTAATGTGCAGCACTATGTGCAGGAATCCCGTATCTCCAAGCGCTATTTCCAAGGCTTGCCCAGTCCCATGGCCGCTATGGTCATGGCCGGTATGGTGCTGTTGTTGCTGGATTGGGACCTGTTGACGATTGCAGATGGCAGCCAGAAGACCTTTGGTGGCTGGGTGGTGTTGGCGGTGGTGATTACCATGGGTGGTTTGATGGTAAGCAACATTCGTTTCCGCAGTTTTAAGGATTTTAACTGGCACCGTGAGAAGCCGTTTATGACCTTGGTGGCGGTGGCGGCTTCTATGGCGCTGTTGGCAATGCATACCCATACGACACTGTTTGCTGTTGTGGCGGGCTATCTGCTGCTGGGTTTCCATAGTCATCGTGAATATTTGATGCTATTGGCTGAGGGCAAAGAGGTTGAAGAGGATGAGGTTGAAGATCTGAGTGTCTGA
- the lepB gene encoding signal peptidase I, whose product MLKRQTKHLWHGVLFMLAGLFMLGGYVAVSLDGAVVVEPFHFWTAVAVVMILGGGFMMLRGKSWFEKESIALEYYDAIVVALGFALLIRTFVVEPFKIPSGSMIPTLLVGDYLFVNKLAYGYRLPYTQKRILMGDGPERGDVAVFKFPMEPSKDYIKRIVALPGDRVSYENKRLYINGKPLDYKMTGEYSYLNEYERRINTLGLKENNGERSYRVLIQPNVPAAFPMEHVVPEGHYFAMGDNRDNSNDSRYWGYVPAFRLVGRATRLFWSWDHVEGRVRFDRVGDPIR is encoded by the coding sequence ATGCTCAAGCGGCAAACCAAACATCTGTGGCATGGTGTTCTCTTTATGCTGGCCGGGCTGTTCATGCTGGGTGGCTATGTGGCCGTTAGCCTGGATGGCGCGGTGGTGGTTGAGCCTTTCCATTTTTGGACGGCTGTAGCGGTTGTGATGATCCTGGGCGGCGGCTTTATGATGCTGCGCGGGAAGAGCTGGTTTGAAAAGGAGAGTATTGCCCTGGAGTATTACGACGCCATTGTCGTGGCTTTGGGCTTTGCTCTATTGATCCGTACCTTTGTGGTTGAACCGTTTAAGATTCCATCGGGTTCGATGATTCCCACCCTCTTGGTGGGGGATTACCTGTTTGTTAACAAGTTGGCCTACGGTTATCGGCTGCCCTACACCCAAAAGCGCATTTTAATGGGGGATGGCCCCGAGCGTGGGGATGTGGCGGTTTTTAAATTTCCCATGGAGCCTTCCAAGGACTATATCAAGCGTATTGTGGCCCTACCTGGGGACCGGGTCTCTTATGAGAATAAGCGGCTCTACATCAACGGTAAGCCGCTGGATTATAAGATGACTGGCGAATACAGCTACCTCAATGAGTATGAGCGCCGTATTAATACGCTGGGATTAAAAGAGAACAATGGTGAACGCAGCTATCGGGTTTTGATCCAACCCAATGTACCGGCTGCTTTTCCCATGGAACATGTGGTGCCAGAAGGGCACTACTTCGCCATGGGGGATAACCGGGACAACAGTAATGATAGCCGTTACTGGGGCTATGTTCCGGCCTTTCGTCTGGTCGGACGAGCCACCCGCCTGTTTTGGTCTTGGGACCATGTAGAAGGGCGTGTGCGCTTTGACCGGGTGGGTGATCCCATCCGTTAA
- the ilvC gene encoding ketol-acid reductoisomerase, with product MKVYYDSDADLGLIQSKKVAIIGYGSQGHAHALNLKDSGVDVVVGLRAGSSSWAKAEGSGLKVAEVADAVGGADLVMLLVPDEHQAKIYRDQVAPNLKDDAALVFAHGFNIHYGQIEAPAGVDVFLVAPKGPGHLVRAEYLRGGGVPSLVAIHQNATGKALDIALSYASANGGGRAGVIETSFKEETETDLFGEQAVLCGGVTALIQAGFETLVEAGYAPEMAYFECLHETKLIVDLIYEGGIANMRYSISNTAEYGDLTRGPRVITDETKKEMKKILDEIQTGEFPREWISENISGRPKFLGLRRRGEAHQIEEVGGKLRAMMPWIQSSKLVDKEKN from the coding sequence ATGAAAGTGTATTACGACAGCGACGCCGATTTGGGTCTGATTCAATCCAAGAAAGTGGCCATCATTGGCTACGGTTCCCAAGGGCATGCCCATGCGTTGAACCTGAAGGATTCCGGTGTGGATGTAGTGGTTGGCCTGCGTGCTGGCTCCTCCTCCTGGGCCAAAGCTGAGGGTTCCGGCCTTAAAGTGGCTGAAGTGGCTGACGCTGTTGGCGGCGCTGATTTGGTGATGCTGCTGGTTCCCGATGAGCATCAAGCCAAGATCTATCGTGATCAGGTTGCACCTAACCTTAAAGATGATGCCGCCCTGGTCTTTGCTCATGGCTTCAACATCCACTACGGTCAGATCGAAGCACCTGCAGGTGTTGACGTGTTCCTGGTAGCCCCTAAAGGCCCTGGTCACCTGGTCCGTGCTGAATACCTGCGTGGCGGTGGTGTGCCTAGCCTGGTGGCCATTCATCAAAACGCCACGGGTAAAGCTCTGGACATCGCGCTGTCCTACGCTTCTGCCAATGGTGGCGGCCGCGCCGGTGTCATCGAAACCTCCTTCAAGGAAGAGACCGAGACCGATCTGTTCGGTGAGCAAGCCGTACTGTGCGGCGGTGTGACAGCTCTGATTCAGGCGGGTTTTGAGACGCTGGTTGAAGCGGGTTATGCCCCTGAGATGGCTTACTTCGAGTGTCTGCATGAGACCAAGCTGATTGTGGACTTGATCTATGAAGGTGGTATCGCCAACATGCGTTACTCCATCTCCAACACCGCTGAGTATGGTGACCTGACCCGTGGTCCTCGTGTTATCACCGACGAGACCAAGAAAGAGATGAAGAAGATTCTTGATGAGATCCAGACCGGTGAGTTCCCCCGTGAGTGGATTTCAGAGAACATCTCCGGTCGTCCTAAGTTCCTGGGCCTGCGTCGTCGCGGTGAAGCCCACCAGATCGAGGAAGTTGGCGGCAAGTTGCGCGCCATGATGCCTTGGATCCAGTCCAGCAAGCTGGTGGACAAAGAGAAGAACTAA